The nucleotide sequence TATGGCCATTCCTTTGTCGCCTAGAGGCTGCAAGATAACTGCCTAGTAAAGTATTATGGTTATTAATAACCTTTTGGTGAAGTTTGAACCACTACTAAAACATAATAATATGAAGAATGCACGATGAAAGAGATCATATAGATGTATATGCGGCGGACACATTGAATGATGCAACATTTTCTGTAGAGAGAAATGCTCATTTGTCTTTTATAGGGGTATGTACACACCTTTTAGCACAACCAATATTGTGAACTAGAGTGAAATAAGGCAAACTGTTGAGCacgggggtggggggtggggaggGGGGTGTAGAGAGAGCCAGAATTAGTACTACCTGTGTATTTGAAGGAAGAAATGGTAGCTGCGACTTCCCAGGATAAAGAGATAAGTTGGCCAAATAGCTCTCTGAAAAAGCCGAGAATCAAGCACATGTAATTTAAACTTCTGGTCTGAAGATAAATTTAAATGACATTTGATCTTTCAAAACATGCTCTCGGCCTTACAATTTCTTTTGCGCAGTTGCTTAACCGAATAAGAAGATATATCTTAAAAgctagaaaaaaagaaaagtaagttaTATCACTTACGTAATGCAGATTTTAAAACTCCTAGGTAAAGTGATCCTTCTATCAATTTATTAGTGTCCACAACTACTGCATCCATTTCATTAGACAAAGATGCAGCAGCAAACCCAGTTTGAAGGATACATTTTCCATCATAAACAATGACCAGAGACCTGCAGCACGTGACATCTGATAGAGAATTCCATGCCCTGAGGATAGACCAAAAGCAAGAGTGACATGTTAAATCATCCAACCAAAGGTTTCTCATCTAAAGGCATCAGGAAATGTATGTAACAGTGCTTTCTTGCTTAGATATCATTTGCATACTGGAAGAGTTGCTAATCAAAGGTTTAGACCAATTGGAAGTCAGTAAAATCTTTCCCACTTACAATAGATGACTGACTATATTATACAAGGGTGGACCTAAGCCCCTGCACAGGAGCATCTTTGAGGATTTATTAACACATTTTCTTTCAGACGAGTTATCTATTATATCGGTGCCGTAAAACTCAGAGTTGCAATTACGTTAGTGAATGGAAAATTCACGCACTATTCACTATTTAGAAATGACGCCATCTTTTCATCTATACAACTAACTATATTTCAAAGCATTAGATGATGCTCTTCCCCACCAtcattacaaaataaaacacattttTCTTATATGGGAAATTCACCCCCCACAAACCCCTTCTCCTTACTCAAATCCCCAGATTCATGGTTAGGTGGAGGGTCCCTTCCATTAATACAATGTAACCCTCTcttgttgagaaaaaaaaacttCTTTCAATACTTCAAGTCATAAACGCTGAATACTTAAGTTGAACGAATAATTAATGAAGTCTCATTTTTGGTGCAATAAACTCCTCTGGCCAAGGACATTTGATTGTAAAACCTAACTCTCTTTCCTATGACTTGGCAAGGAGTATCATGGGGTGGAACTCTCACAAATAGGTGACCTTCAATCTGAATTTTCTTTGCTAAGAAAAATATGATCAGCTTCACTTCTCCAGTACAATGTACAGTCATTACATAAATTATGTAATATGCATATATAAACAAACAGATCAAATTAACATTATATGTGATATCCAAGTATAAAAATGAGCAAGTTATAAAgacatatttcaaaaaaatgttCCAACTGATAGATACAATACCATAGCAGCTCACAAATAACAAAATCTGGTAGGTGAGAAGCTATTCTTTGGCACTCCACACCATTAGGATTTACCTGAAAACAAAAAGCTTAAACAGATCAGTTAATCTAATGGTGAATCAACAGTAGAAAAAATAAGCAATGAGCTGCAGAGAAACATTGGGATACAAAGAAAgcatgtgtgtatgtgtgtgtgtatacagcCCTCACCAAAGATATGGACTTTGGTCGGATAGAAAGCCAAACAAGACCATTTAAAATGTTGGTGACTGCCAAGCCAAGTGTCAATAAATCTGCTCTGGATTGAGAACTGTTCAAGTTGGCAGCAAACAGTTAACATGGTGGTCCAAGAACATACAGAATATTAAACTAAGTGAGAGATAGAAAGCTAAAAACTCTTTCTAATGTGTTCTGCGTAAAACAAAAGTGCTGCTCCTAAAAGAAACTTACTTGTTTTAGTTACATATGATTGTCATAGAACTTAACATTCAACTCAAAATCAATGGTTAATAGGTCTGAGTTATTTAAGATCAGTATAAACTGATTTGGAAACACTTGTTTAACCAACATTGGGACTTTTGTCTAACAATATCTTTTACACCGCCTATCATGTTCAGCTCATGTGATCTCAAGAAAACATAAACAAGCTTACTAATGTTGGGGTATGATACCATATGAAAgaacaaaaacatatattttaaaatctaaGGCGAACAGCCAAGATCTTTACAAGCTAATCGGGAAAACCATATTTGACCAATGTGGGACTTCGGACTACGTCTTTAAAATGATTAAGAAAATTACTGAACAAGCTTTGAGATGGCTTAATGTTTGTTCCCTGAATAATATCATAGGTTTTACTGGTAATTGGAGTTATTGGAGGAGTTCAGCATTCTCTTCCAATTATCAGCAACTATTGATGTTCCGGCATTTGATGGAACAATTTGCATCTCTTACGAGGGATAACTGTCTGTTTTCTAGCAACTATTGAGGTATTTGATGCTTGTTTTACTATTTCTCAGGAGCAAGAATAACTTGGAAAAATGGATTCTGGCAGGCTGCGACGGGGAAACTGACGGATCGTCATCAACCCGACAGACCGCCGTACCAGCCGTCACCCCTTGGGCAGAAATCAGAATATCTGGATTATGGGCGACGGGCGAAGCGACTGACCGTCGGACCGTTGCCCTGACCGTCGGAACGTAAGTAGAATATCAAGAAATCAGAACAAAGGGTGACGGACCAAGAGACTGACCGTCACACCTGCGACGGGCCATCGACCTGGTTGTTGCACCTTAAGCAGAATGATGTGTAACTTGGGTCTCAAGGACGGACGGTACGACGGACCGCCGAGGCCCCGACGAACCGTCGCATGCTTCGTCGCCATCAGCGGAAGGTCAGCATCACACTAGATAACTACTGACGGCCCAACCGACGAACCATCGCAAGCCCGACGACCCGTCAGGAGAACCGTCGGTGATGACGAGGCGGtctgaatttgaaatttgaatcccAATTTTCTGGGAGCCTATAAATACCCATCTTACGGTTAGAATAGGCATCTTTTGACTATTTGCTGAATTGTAACGTAAAGTGTTTGAGAAACAAGTTGAGAGAAAAGAGATTTCACcattattttcttgtaatttgGGATTGGAGAAAAATCTTTCAATTTGTAAGTTGCTTCTGAATCATTTATGAAATACAATCTTCTCCTTAATTATGTGTGGCTAAAGCTCCCATAACTATGGTTATGGGAGTCTTGGTGTAATTCAATGTTAGGGTTATGGGATTGAtaaattcttgaaaataatttcaaCTACATaactttctcttcagttttatgattcctcttggttgcaaacttgaggaATGTGTCCATGAACATCACTTGCTTGAACAAAGAAGTTAATGTTGGGAAAAGAGAATGGTTACAAGATAATTGGAGTATTTACCCTTTAATTTTATGAATGATGCCTTAACCGGATTAATCTCTTGagaaattagttgttgaactaaTCTATCGCTTTAAGTTAGAAAGAATTGAAGTGAATCCATCTTTGAAGGTTGAAAACAATTAGATAGATGCAATTATGCAATTTTCCTTGTAATTGGAACTGTTGATGTATGAATTTATAAAAACCACAGCCCTTAGCATTGAAATACTTTGGTAATCATAACCCTAGTTTCTCAATTATCATTTGTTAAACATTACAAGATAAGTATTAGTCTTTACTTTATTGCAAACATTTAAACCAATacttttaacaacaaaaatcccCTTTTTTTATTACTGAAAACTTATAACTAATAGTCTATTAATAATCATATGACTTAGTTAACACCTTATTCCcagtgggattcgaccccaacctagttggattatatatttgacaatgaccgcttacgtttttgtaagagagttgtaattgggacgtatcaaattttggtgttgttgacggggaatacggttgtcaattaagtgtaTGTATGTTAATTGACTCTTAgccaagtttttaaattttacttttatttattgtttttgttactTCAGGCTATTTATTGTGCATGCCACGAACCTGAAGGTCAGGCGAGCCACTATTACCTTTTAATCCAAAACCTCAAAGAACTCTGGGAAAAAACATGGCAGACCAACAAAAGGCTACAAGACTGGCTGCTTTGGCTAATGCATAGGTTAACCAATAGAATGCGGACATACCCGGGAGTATGCCTAATGTGGATGATAAGGACTTGAGTGATGATGAGTTTCGTTGATCCTATAAACAAGAGACCTGCTGAAAACGTCGCCGCACCAGCAAATCGAAATCGGCAAGCTAAAGGTAGAATGCACCAACAGTCTGCGGTGCAGTTTGATCTAGATGATTTGGATGGAGCTGGCGCTATAGGAGCAATCATTCCACCACCATTGGCTCCTGGGGTGAAATTTAACATCACGAGCACGATAATCCAACTACTCAACttgaaagggttatttggtggactacCGGGGGATGATCCTaatatgcacttggtgaacttcatcaacattttcaagtcattcgACAATCCTTTAGTGGGACAAAATGCCATTCGTCTAAGGTTATTtcctttgtctctgtctggggaggcaactcTATGGCTGAATGAGCTGgcacctgattctataacaaactagaggcatctgaaaggagctttcctagaaaggttctttccgccttccAGGATGTTaaagttgaaggatgagattaGCAACTTCAAACAACTACCTAATGAGGCTCTTCATGAAACATGGATGAGGTTCAAGAAGAAACTGACGCAGTGTCCGAACCACAAGTTGACGGATGAACATTTGATGGAGAACATTTTATAGGGCTTTGAATTCAAATACAAAGCCAACCGTGGACAATGCTACAGGAGGAGCCTTCATGGATCTCAACTTTGCCGATGCTACAGAGATGTTGGAGaaaatgactaagacaagtagagctcgACATACCATGGATTCTAAGATAGCAAGCAACACTTATTCGAGCAGGATGACGGCGGAGCAACGGGAGAGAAGAGGAACATGATCAAGATACGGCTCATATGAAGACACAGATGGATTTTCTCACAAAGCATTTGCTCTTAGAGAAGGTAGAGAAGGTCAAAGCTATAGGGTCGCATAGTAGGGGAATTGAATCTAATTCTGAGGAGGAGGCAAAATATGTGAATAACCAGGGGGTTTCCGGGCCATTGGCCAAGGAAACCAATGtcggaattattatgataaggCTGGTTATGGAGATTGTGACCAGGGAAGCTGGAAGAACAAAAATGATAGAAGCGGATTACATGTACCACCGAGAAGCCGTTACAATGCGGTAAATGATTCGGGGAAGATGTCTATAGAGGCCATGATGGCCAGATTGTTAAAAGGGGTAGAGTTAATTGATGCCGAATTTAGGGAAATGAAGAGCGATTTGTCGACCATGAGTCTGTTAGTTGACTCTCACTCCACATATATTAAGCACCTgaagcagcagatgagccaattatcagcactattcaatcaaaggaaaagtGGTACTTTACCGAGTGACTCAGTTGAGAACCCGAACAACGATAGTTCGTGTATGGCCactaccactagaagtggtaagatgtTACCAGGCCCATGTCCGGGAGCACCTTCTCATGGTGATGATGTACAGTTGGAGGATGAGATGAATAATGAGTCACCAGCTGAGTCTAAGAAGCTGGGAGATTTAGAGAAGAAGAGTGCAGAAGTAGAACAACCATCTAAGACAAAACAGGGTAGTGATGTGGAGTAGAGCAAAGGAAGGAAGGTAGAGGCTACCCCAACAAGAATTCCAAAGCCTCCACCTCCATTTCCAcataaattgaagaagaaatcagATGAGggcaagtttagcaaattcatggatATGCTGAAGCAGTTGTCAGTGAATGTGCCATTAGTTGAGGCATTAGAGCAGATGCCAGGATacgctaaattcatgaaggaccttgtgacgaAGTAGGGAAGGTAGTTTACAAACTCTCTTTGCCTGCTCAGTTGTTGTTACACCCTACCTTCCATGTTTCTCAACTCAAATTAAGTCACAAAGTGCCTGAAAACATCAACCATCCTCCAGTTGCGGATATTGCAAGCCCCTATTGTCCTCTACCATTGAAAATACTGGATAGGCGTATGATTCAGAAGGGAAACAAGGCAGTTGCACAAGTGTTAATTCAAAGGGACCAACTTCCAGCTAAACAAGCAACTTGAGAAGACTATCATACTCTCAAGATCAGATTCCCTTCGTTCCTTCCTTGAGGTCAAGGAAATTTTCAACAGGGGAGATCTGATAGAGAGAGAATTGCTAGTAGTATAGTAGGCTTAAGAGATGGTACTTCCAAGTAGTTAATTCGATTAAAGAGAAGAAGCCACGAGTCTTGTTTATTCTATTTAGGTCCCTCCTTATAGTTATCTGAAAGGAAAGGAAGTAGTCCTAGTCTATGAGTTAGTTAGAGGTGTCAGACAAATTAAGGAAAGGACACGTGTCCATGCTTGGTCCCCAATTTATTGTGTTGCTCTCTTTTGCAAAGATCATGAATGAAAAGCTATCTTAATTTTGCCctaaaatttcttctttcttAGCTGCATTTACTTACTTTTTGGCTGATAATTGATCTTAGTATCACCTTTCCTTTTTCTCTTAATATGACTTGTAAGTACATTGCCGAGAGAAGTGTGTCTAtgatttttcctcttcttcttttccttttaaaCTAAACTTTAGCTAAAATGGGAGAAATGATTTTCTAGCattttataaactttttttagttttatatcttttttataaCAGATCTTGATTTTTACACATAAGAGACCCTCATTTTTACACTTGAAGATCTGAAAAGGTCATTTTCTTAATTGCGAATTATAAAAGGGCGAGAAATCTCATTTTTAACAAAAACATTAAAGCTACTAAAAATTTCTTGACAAAATATTGAGGAAATGAGATCTCTTATCCTCTTACAAAACGCATAAAAGAAAATGACATTTTCACTTCTCTTATGCATAAAATAGAACATCTCTTTTGTGTAAAAAGTGAACATCTCTTGTAAAAATGCCATAAAACtaaaaatcttttgcaaaggGTTAGAAAACAAGTTCTCTCCAAAATATTCCAGGACACAAATTGCAGCCTGAGGGCGAAATTGTTTTCTAGccctttgtaattttttttttttaattttatggcCTTTTGACAAGAGACCTTTGTTTTTATACCTAAGAGATCTCAAAAGCTCATTTTATTCTATTCATTTAGTAAAAGGGCAAGAGATCTCATTTCCTCCAAAAAAAATCCTCTGTGTAGcaatgaaaaggaagaaaaatatagtAGTTAACCTGCTAGCATCAGCGACGGGAGCAATACCAGAGACAGTGCGATTGAACAAAACAGCCAATAAAGACAATCCACCAACGTAAATTGGCAAACTCCGAACCAAATCATCATTATTCGACACCCAATCAGCTATCCTTTCCCTCCCTGGCCTCGGCCCTTTATACCTATTTTCTCccttcattcaattttttttcaaatgagaAGAAACCCACAAACACATTCATAGAACATCCAATAAATAAAGAGTCAATGGTTAAAAATACACTGTTTCAACTTTTGAAATTTCATATCAGGTGTTTGAGTTTCCTCAACTATCACCATCAcggattatttattaaaatacacctcaatttttaattatttgaatttcatACCTGGACTTTTTAGAtaagaaaaatgaataatgaatgatttaaATGTGTTTTCATACACAGATGATGAAAATTGGAGTAGAAAACGCAGACATAGTTAATGGTTATACATTAATGTGAAATAGAGAGTACCTGGGAACTTAGAGAAGCATTAACAGTAAGAGTAACAGTAACAGTGCGAGGAAAAGCAGAGAAACGAGGAGAGCGGACAAGTCGTTGTGGCGATTGGTTTAACGGAATGAAACCAAGCAGATTTCCCGCTTCCATTTTTCTGTATGATTCCGTGTTTATAAAAACGGATAATAGCTTGCATCCAATCacaaataatgattttattatagAAAAGAGATTTTTTTCACCCTAAATTATCCGTTCACTTAAACAAACTTTCATTTAACatgacatttaaaaaaaaaaaaaacgtgaaTCTGATTTTTTGTACAAAAATGGTTCactaatatttataaaatatactctctccgtttcatattagttggcgcTATGAACTTGGCacactcattaaaaaaatattaattagggggtttattttactaaattagtcttattaattatgctttaaaaatataaatttaagtaaatacattttgtttagttattaatgttaagggtagtattgcaagaacataataaaattctcttgatttcatcaaagggacaactaaattaaaacaaatatttctaGTAAGAGGACCAACTAAAACGAAACAGAGGAAGTatatagaaaaaatgaaaaaaaactctCCTTTCCCCCTCCTTCTAACTCCCACCCCAACCCtaatttcccccccccccccctttcaaTGGCCCCCCACCCTATTTCCacctaattttttcttcttcaagtacCAAATTCATCCTCAACCCCACTCTCACCTCAATTTCTTCTCCTTCAACTATCAAATTCATCACCCTCACCCCAATTTCTCCTCTAACTATCAAATTCGTCACTCCACCCCATCCCTAATTTCTCCTCTTTCAACCTCTTTTTTCCATACCCTCTTTCTATTTATGGGCTTGAAATTAGTTTAAAAGGaatgaaattaaatttgaaaaattaaaaattatttttatgattttgaaaaattagaatgaaattgaaattgaagtcgTTTTCCGATGAATTTCGTCAGAGATAaaaatggagattggttgggttgtGTTTTTTAGCAAGGTGGAAGGAGATGAGTAGTGGTCAAcaagttgttgttgtttttacggTGAGAGTAGACTGAAATGAAATTAATTGTTGTTTGCCGGCGGGACCTCGTTTGGTTGATTAGCGGACTTTTAGGTATTTAGTCGTTGGTTTGATGTCAGAATTTGGATTGGTTTGACCGGATTTATCAGTTTGAATTTTTGGTAACTGATTTATGATATTTTCCGATGGAGGTTGAGCTTGATTATCGATTTCAGGTGAGTTTGGGGTGGGGAAAATGGTGGTGTTTGGTCGGTAGCAATGGCATTTTCCGACAGAATTGTGTTGCGATTTTTATTTTCAATGGTTCCACTAAATACCCAAAATTGTACAatggattaaaaaaaatgatacattctcagttttttttatttcaacagtATATAATAATTTGTGGCACATgctttatttttaagttatatatatatatttatttgtatatatatatatatatatatataaatatatattcaaatcaTTATCGGACTTTTTAAATTCCCtagaaatttacagattaatccatcgttattgctAAACACTGAGAGGATAATCATATACTAGAGGTATAGtaactttacaagatcaaaagTAAATTACACATTTTTACAAGATCAAAAAATTGGCGGTCATCCGCACAGCTATCCAGATCTATAAAAAACACATTACTTCTACAAGATCGGAAAGCTCGCGGTAATTCGCACGGCTATCAGatctataatatttaaaacacatctggaagaaaatatgaacttgatataattcatcataatttaCAAACTGTGGAGAAAAATACAATGATCTATGTAacgactacttacatgtcttaaggaagaagtgaggttttcCTTTCGGGAGTCCCCTGAAAGCTAACAGCTACCGCAATGAAGGaataaaagactaatatacaCTACAcactaacttttttttaaaaacaaactaAGAAACTTTATGAACAAAAGATTTAGAAGACTAtttttctcactcttgatttttctctTACTTCTCTCTAGTTATATGTCTTTAAGTCATCCATAATGTGGTATTTATAGAcatttgtggacttcaaatcCTAATTCAATGTGCTTGATAAAAACTTTGGCAAGTTGAGTGGGACCCACGGTCACATGACTATGTTTCCACTTTAACTCCCCTCTGTCCATTTTTTTCCCATTTATTCATCTGTTATATCATTGCATACGtctcttattttgtctttttatagATATCATCATTGCTTACGTATCCAAATTGTGTAACACTTCTAGAGGTAATGAATTCTGTAAAGGACTATGCAACCCCTCTCTATAAAGCTTTAATGATTTAACAGAGGCATTAGATTATGCCTGCGGAAATCTAGGgccaaattattatattactcTTGCTC is from Capsicum annuum cultivar UCD-10X-F1 chromosome 5, UCD10Xv1.1, whole genome shotgun sequence and encodes:
- the LOC107870807 gene encoding protein COFACTOR ASSEMBLY OF COMPLEX C SUBUNIT B CCB4, chloroplastic isoform X1 produces the protein MEAGNLLGFIPLNQSPQRLVRSPRFSAFPRTVTVTLTVNASLSSQGENRYKGPRPGRERIADWVSNNDDLVRSLPIYVGGLSLLAVLFNRTVSGIAPVADASSSQSRADLLTLGLAVTNILNGLVWLSIRPKSISLVNPNGVECQRIASHLPDFVICELLWAWNSLSDVTCCRSLVIVYDGKCILQTGFAAASLSNEMDAVVVDTNKLIEGSLYLGVLKSALQSYLANLSLYPGKSQLPFLPSNTQAVILQPLGDKGMAIIGGDTIRGFTSDDQVWITLIGEKLDATLTKVI
- the LOC107870807 gene encoding protein COFACTOR ASSEMBLY OF COMPLEX C SUBUNIT B CCB4, chloroplastic isoform X2, whose product is MEAGNLLGFIPLNQSPQRLVRSPRFSAFPRTVTVTLTVNASLSSQGENRYKGPRPGRERIADWVSNNDDLVRSLPIYVGGLSLLAVLFNRTVSGIAPVADASSSQSRADLLTLGLAVTNILNGLVWLSIRPKSISLVNPNGVECQRIASHLPDFVICELLWAWNSLSDVTCCRSLVIVYDGKCILQTGFAAASLSNEMDAVVVDTNKLIEGSLYLGVLKSALQSYLANLSLYPGKSQLPFLPSNTQPLGDKGMAIIGGDTIRGFTSDDQVWITLIGEKLDATLTKVI
- the LOC107870807 gene encoding protein COFACTOR ASSEMBLY OF COMPLEX C SUBUNIT B CCB4, chloroplastic isoform X3; amino-acid sequence: MEAGNLLGFIPLNQSPQRLVRSPRFSAFPRTVTVTLTVNASLSSQGENRYKGPRPGRERIADWVSNNDDLVRSLPIYVGGLSLLAVLFNRTVSGIAPVADASSSQSRADLLTLGLAVTNILNGLVWLSIRPKSISLVNPNGVECQRIASHLPDFVICELLWAWNSLSDVTCCRSLVIVYDGKCILQTGFAAASLSNEMDAVVVDTNKLIEGSLYLGVLKSALQSYLANLSLYPGKSQLPFLPSNTQLSCSL
- the LOC107870807 gene encoding protein COFACTOR ASSEMBLY OF COMPLEX C SUBUNIT B CCB4, chloroplastic isoform X4 produces the protein MEAGNLLGFIPLNQSPQRLVRSPRFSAFPRTVTVTLTVNASLSSQGENRYKGPRPGRERIADWVSNNDDLVRSLPIYVGGLSLLAVLFNRTVSGIAPVADASRAWNSLSDVTCCRSLVIVYDGKCILQTGFAAASLSNEMDAVVVDTNKLIEGSLYLGVLKSALQSYLANLSLYPGKSQLPFLPSNTQAVILQPLGDKGMAIIGGDTIRGFTSDDQVWITLIGEKLDATLTKVI